The following are encoded together in the Pungitius pungitius chromosome 7, fPunPun2.1, whole genome shotgun sequence genome:
- the lrrc7 gene encoding leucine-rich repeat-containing protein 7 isoform X8 — MDNYSTLQLQCLEMTTKRKLIGRLVPCRCFRGEEEVISVLDYSHCSLQQVPKEIFSFERTLEELYLDANQIEELPKQLFNCQALKKLSMPDNDLSNLPTTIASLVNLKELDISKNGIQEFPDNIKCCKGLSVVEASVNPITKLPDGFTQLLNLTQLFLNDAFLEFLPANFGRLSKLRILELRENHLKTMPKSIHRLTQLERLDLGSNEFTEMPEVLEQIHNLRELWLDNNSLQNIPGAIGKLRQLRYFDLAKNRIETLDTEISGCESLEDLLLSSNMLQHLPDSIGMLKKLTTLKVDDNQLTSLPNTIGSAKPKHGLSLLEELDCSCNELESLPPTIGYLHNLRTFAADENFLSELPREIGNCKNVTVMSMRSNKLEFLPDEIGQMTKLRVLNLSDNRLKNLPFTFTKLKDLAALWLSDNQSKALIPLQTEAHPETKQKVLTNYMFPQQPRHDEDYQSDSDSFNPTLWEEQRQQRMTVAFDFEDKKEEEDNSGKVKVEINLKRYPTPYPEDLKNMVKSVQSLVGKNVHAGHGHQHQHQHQHQHQHQHQHQHQHQLSTGSATSAGTNMEHTHLSKEQYEPPWPLPPKEVTDREMQDFSQSQLMDQGSMHNSGIDIPKRKDKEDLTESSEDSMGGSPNDIRISDMRPTLVEPPMYKPKVVLLGKDKKESTDEEVDKLHCLNHSGSSATYSDYSPSQGSSGSSNPPGNAHPHAHSHAHSHQHPHQHAHAPALPASSKDQAPQTHWTNRLAQSFPKPIDSKPLLSQRETPPSGTLQQRGDRRPLSEPFDWSEAPHYDNTGFDPEESPMDPPSTGSQGNPPLGSKPRSQSTHGRRPLLRQERIVGVPLELDTQTLPFHGNQRSTPDNDPQSGHPSQNPWQNWTRTPSPLEDRTAFPSKLDLTPTSSPNPDRKDPRLEQGTGPLPGSWTYHDNQGEQNRKDQLSVSGGNKVTVVMSKSSDRLSPMMRETRSKFKKSQSIDEIDIGSYKVYSIPVDSYSTSIEQQTSLDRQDMPCSMEQTNMSRSQSAPMLDDDLIFAGHGASNQNQSGQNQKPAIPHKAYHFDHNYNPQVTMDRRVPPPFPNTPDYVNHSSKALEYINQPGKTLPKELVSPRYRAYPPLEMFSFPQSPINQDGASSQHQQPIPAQRSRPGFLRRADSLVSSTELALFRRVHEAQQEALQEAQYRQQADPPLYGRALAYSAPMEHSALSNMADSQSQMMHNKRNGRYDDDYPTYQEQKKPMIGYPTKSLTQRRPLSARSYSTETYGASQARPVSARPTMAALLEKMPPDYTLATCPEKAPDDTIKVRPGVPQKPDDITSRMPPDWRQQLLRHIEAKRLDRSGVLKHNTLTLGMLCQGGGHGQGRSSSLNFNLYNNTKHEPPAGRWLPLPPPPSAKATPSQQAAMLDNDQEGLSGSNQWAPYSLGRRDVPPDNLMKKSGHSHNPSHQSHNTMIVTSSSSSSSTTPHRVVQQGYDGMMNKGGQYQPGMPLSVVPSGGPGQYQGNMPQGHPAPGQGYQGSGLPMALSPSGNQPQYNLHSSHTSHQPATNPQYHGNQGMVHGNQGMVHGNQGMVHGNQGMVHSNQGMVHSNQGMVHSNQGMVHSNQVVMTHTNPRPQSARCLLQTKGQKSTDGFQEQGTA; from the exons TGCAGTGTCTGGAAATGACCACCAAGCGGAAGCTGATTGGCCGGCTGGTGCCGTGCCGCTGTTTCCGTGGTGAAGAGGAAGTGATTTCCGTGTTGGATTACTCCCACTGCAGCCTGCAGCAGGTCCCAAAGGAGATCTTCAGCTTTGAGAGGACTCTGGAGGAGCTCTACCTTGACGCCAACCAGATTGAGGAACTACCCAAG CAACTCTTCAACTGCCAGGCCTTGAAGAAGCTGAGCATGCCTGATAACGACTTGTCCAACCTGCCCACCACCATCGCCAGCTTGGTTAACCTCAAAGAGCTAGACATCAGTAAAAACG GTATCCAGGAGTTCCCTGACAATATAAAATGCTGTAAAGGCCTGTCTGTGGTGGAGGCCAGTGTCAACCCCATCACCAA ACTCCCAGATGGTTTTACGCAGCTCTTGAACCTGACCCAGCTCTTCTTAAACGATGCCTTCTTGGAGTTTCTCCCGGCTAACTTTGGCAG ACTCTCCAAACTACGGATCCTGGAGCTCAGAGAGAACCACCTGAAAACTATGCCAAA GTCCATCCACAGACTGACACAGCTGGAGAGGTTGGATCTGGGTAGCAATGAATTCACTGAAATG CCCGAGGTGTTGGAACAGATACACAACCTCAGAGAGCTGTGGCTGGATAACAACTCCCTACAGAATATACCAGGG GCGATAGGAAAACTTCGCCAATTGCGGTACTTTGACTTAGCTAAGAACCGCATCGAGACGCTGGACACTGAAATCTCCGGCTGTGAGTCCTTAGAAGACCTGCTTCTGTCCTCCAACATGCTGCAGCACCTCCCTGACTCTatag GAATGTTAAAGAAGCTGACAACATTGAAGGTAGATGACAACCAGCTGACCTCACTGCCTAACACCATTGGGAG TGCGAAGCCCAAGCACGG TCTGTCTCTATTGGAGGAGTTGGACTGCAGTTGTAATGAGTTGGAGTCGTTGCCTCCCACTATCGGCTACCTGCACAACCTGAGGACCTTCGCTGCTGACGAGAACTTCCTCTCAGAGCTGCCGCGGGAG atcgGTAACTGTAAGAATGTGACGGTTATGTCAATGCGGTCCAACAAACTGGAGTTTCTTCCTGATGAGATCGGACAGATGACCAAACTACGGGTTCTCAACCTCAGTGAtaacag GTTAAAGAATCTACCGTTCACCTTTACTAAGTTGAAGGACCTGGCCGCTCTCTGGCTTTCCGACAATCAG tccAAGGCTCTGATCCCACTGCAGACAGAAGCCCATCCAGAAACCAAACAGAAGGTTTTGACCAACTACATGTTTCCTCAGCAACCACGACATGATGAGG ATTACCAGTCGGATAGTGACAGCTTCAACCCTACTTTGTGGGAGGAGCAGAGACAGCAGAGGATGACTGTGGCCTTTGACTTTGAGGacaagaaagaagaggaagacaacTCTGGAAAGGTCAAG gtggagaTTAACCTAAAGCGCTACCCAACACCCTACCCCGAGGACCTTAAGAACATGGTCAAGTCGGTGCAAAGCCTTGTGGGTAAAAACGTACACGCGGGACACGGGCACCAGCACCAACACCAGCAccagcatcagcaccagcaccagcaccagcaccagcatcAGCACCAGCTGAGCACGGGCAGTGCCACCTCGGCAGGAACCAacatggaacacacacacctcagcaaAGAACAGTACGAACCACCGTGGCCCCTCCCTCCGAAAGAG GTGACGGACAGAGAGATGCAGGACTTCTCTCAGTCTCAGCTAATGGATCAGGGATCTATGCATAACTCTGGCATCGACATCCCCAAGAGGAAGGACAAAGAGGACCTGACAGAGAGCTCCGAG GACTCCATGGGTGGCTCTCCCAACGACATCCGTATTTCCGACATGAGGCCCACCCTGGTGGAGCCGCCCATGTACAAACCCAAGGTGGTTCTGCTGGGGAAGGACAAGAAAG aGTCCACAGATGAAGAGGTGGATAAGCTCCACTGTCTGAACCACAGCGGCTCCTCGGCCACCTACTCCGACTACTCTCCCTCACAGggctcctccggctcctccaaCCCGCCCGGCAACGCTCACCCACACGCGCACTCTCATGCGCACTCACACCAACACCCACATCAACATGCACACGCTCCCGCCCTTCCGGCCTCAAGCAAGGACCAGGCCCCTCAAACACACTGGACCAACAG GCTGGCTCAGTCTTTCCCCAAACCCATTGACTCCAAGCCCCTGCTATCTCAGAGAGAAACCCCTCCATCGGGAACCCTGCAGCAGCGCGGGGACCGACGCCCACTGAGCGAACCGTTTGATTGGTCTGAGGCTCCTCACTATGACAACACAGGTTTTGATCCCGAGGAGTCCCCGATGGATCCTCCGTCCACCGGAAGCCAAGGAAACCCGCCGCTGGGCTCGAAACCCCGCAGCCAGTCGACACACGGGCGCCGCCCCCTCCTCAGGCAGGAGCGAATCGTAGGGGTGCCCCTGGAGCTTGACACCCAGACGCTGCCCTTCCACGGCAACCAGCGCTCCACTCCGGACAATGACCCACAATCAGGGCATCCTTCCCAGAATCCCTGGCAGAACTGGACCAGAACCCCGAGCCCGCTGGAGGACCGAACCGCCTTTCCTTCCAAACTGGACCTGACGCCCACATCGAGCCCAAACCCAGACCGCAAGGACCCAAG GCTGGAACAAGGCACGGGGCCTTTGCCCGGCAGCTGGACATACCATGACAATCAGGGGGAGCAGAACAGGAAGGATCAGCTAAGTGTAAGCGGGGGCAACAAGGTGACCGTGGTGATGAGTAAAAGCTCGGACCGCCTGTCCCCCATGATGAGGGAGACGAGATCCAAGTTCAAGAAGTCCCAGAGCATCGATGAGATCGACATTGGCTCCTACAAGGTCTACAG tatACCCGTGGACAGCTACAGTACATCCATCGAGCAGCAGACGAGTTTGGACCGCCAAGACATGCCGTGTTCTATGGAGCAGACCAACATGTCGCGGTCACAGTCCGCCCCCATGCTAGACGACGACCTGATCTTCGCTGGACACGGAGCGAGCAACCAGAACCAGTCGGGGCAGAACCAGAAGCCAGCCATCCCGCACAAGGCCTACCACTTTGACCACAACTACAACCCCCAG GTGACCATGGACCgtcgggtccccccccccttccccaacaCACCAGATTATGTCAACCACTCATCGAAAGCCTTGGAGTACATCAATCAACCGGGCAAGACATTACCGAAGGAGTTAGTGAGCCCTCGGTACCGTGCGTATCCGCCGCTGgagatgttttctttccccCAATCGCCGATCAACCAGGACGGTGCGTCCAGCCAGCACCAGCAGCCCATCCCCGCACAGCGCTCCAGGCCCGGCTTTCTGAGGAGAGCGGACTCACTGGTGAGCTCTACGGAGCTCGCCTTGTTCCGCAGAGTCCATGAAGCCCAGCAGGAGGCCCTCCAGGAAGCCCAGTACAGACAGCAG GCGGACCCCCCTCTTTACGGCCGGGCTCTGGCCTACTCCGCCCCCATGGAGCACTCTGCTCTCAGCAACATGGCCGACAGCCAGAGCCAAATGATGCACAACAAGAGGAACGGCCGCTACGACGACGATTATCCCACCTACCAAGAACAGAAGAAGCCCATGATTGGTTACCCGACCAAGAGCCTGACTCAGCGCCGCCCTCTGTCTGCCCGGAGCTACAGCACTGAGACATACGGAGCATCTCAG GCGCGTCCAGTGTCAGCTCGTCCCACCATGGCTGCCCTGCTGGAGAAAATGCCCCCCGACTACACTCTCGCAACCTGCCCTGAAAAAGCACCTGACGATACCATCAAAGTAAGGCCTGGTGTACCACAGAAGCCCGACGACATCACCTCCAGGATGCCTCCCGATTGGAGGCAGCAGCTACTTAGGCACATAGAAGCCAAACGATTGGACAGG AGTGGTGTCCTAAAGCACAACACGCTCACGCTGGGCATGCTCTGTCAGGGCGGGGGTCACGGCCAGGGGCGCAGCAGCTCTTTGAACTTTAATCTTTACAATAACACAAAGCATGAGCCTCCCGCTGGCCGCTGGCTGCCactacctcctcctccgtctgctAAAGCT ACCCCCTCTCAACAGGCTGCCATGCTGGATAATGACCAGGAGGGGCTGTCAGGGAGCAACCAGTGGGCTCCTTACTCCCTTGGCAGGAGGGACGTCCCACCTGACAACCTCATGAAAAAG AGTGGCCACTCGCACAACCCTTCCCACCAGTCACACAACACCATGATcgtcacctcctcttcctcctcctcctccaccactccTCACCGTGTAGTGCAGCAGGGCTACGACGGGATGATGAACAAAGGGGGCCAATACCAACCTGGCATGCCATTGTCAGTGGTTCCCTCTGGGGGGCCTGGGCAGTACCAAGGCAACATGCCTCAAG GCCATCCCGCCCCTGGACAGGGCTACCAGGGTTCTGGCCTGCCCATGGCTCTGTCCCCATCCGGGAACCAGCCCCAGTACAACCTCCATTCCTCCCACACATCCCATCAGCCTGCCACCAACCCTCAGTACCACGGCAACCAGGGCATGGTCCACGGCAACCAGGGCATGGTCCACGGCAACCAGGGCATGGTCCACGGCAACCAGGGCATGGTCCACAGCAACCAGGGCATGGTCCACAGCAACCAGGGCATGGTGCATAGCAACCAGGGGATGGTGCATAGCAATCAGGTTGTCATGACTCACACTAACCCACGACCTCAGAGCGCTCGCTGCCTGTTGCAGACTAAAGGCCAGAAGAGCACGGATGGTTTTCAAGAACAG GGTACAGCATGA